One Paralichthys olivaceus isolate ysfri-2021 chromosome 8, ASM2471397v2, whole genome shotgun sequence genomic region harbors:
- the mxd4 gene encoding max dimerization protein 4: MELNSLLILLEAAEYLERRDREAEHGYASVLPFSSDFSRKKTKTSPISRKNQNNRSSHNELEKHRRAKLRLYLEQLKKLVPLGPDSTRHTTLSLLKRAKMHIKKLEEQDKKALNVKEQLQREHRYLKRRLEQLSVSGSVERIRTDSMGSTISTDSEQEVDIEGMEFTPGEADSLDSISDVEEEDHYSLQSSSSDTSYTATHSHRLQPHHC; the protein is encoded by the exons atggaacTTAACTCCCTGTTAATTCTGCTGGAGGCGGCAGAGTACttggagagaagagacagag AGGCAGAACACGGCTATGCGTCTGTTTTACCGTTCAGCAGCGACTTTTCCCGAAAGAAGACGAAAACCTCGCCAATTTCCAGAAAAAATCAGAACAATAG ATCGTCACACAACGAGCTGGAGAAACACAG acgTGCCAAACTACGGCTGTACTTGGAGCAGTTGAAGAAGCTGGTGCCTTTGGGTCCAGACAGCACGAGACACACCACACTGAGCTTGCTGAAAAGGGCCAAGATGCACATTAAG aagcTCGAGGAGCAGGACAAGAAGGCTTTGAATGtgaaggagcagctgcagagagagcaCCGCTACCTCAAACGCCGCCTGGAGCAGCTCTCAGTGTCAGGATCTGTGGAGCGCATTCGCACCGACAGCATGGGCTCTACCATCTCCACCGACTCCGAGCAAG AGGTGGACATCGAGGGCATGGAGTTCACCCCCGGCGAGGCAGACAGTTTGGACAGTATTAGCGACGTCGAGGAAGAGGACCACTACAGCCTCCAGAGCAGCTCTAGCGACACCAGCTACACAGCCACACATTCCCACAGACTGCAGCCGCACCACTGTTAG